The following proteins are co-located in the Streptomyces sp. NBC_00435 genome:
- a CDS encoding helix-turn-helix domain-containing protein: MAHVNDPTEPVIPPAHAPPDGTLAAAALRQLIGLLARGAPAEQFARPGAQARTAGAEPAEQAVVEEATRVALDIRRTLDQHRRREAELTALFDTAGDLAALRDLDAVLRAIVRRARTLLGTDVAYLTLNDPLVGDTFMRVTDGSVSAAFQQLRLGMGEGLGGLVAQTARPYASSDYRADDRFRHTSTIDSGVREEGLRGILGVPLRVASRVIGVLYAADRSVREFAPDAVALLSSLADHAAVAIDGARLLEETRTALAELNSATETARAHSEAARLATETHDRLTDLVLRGGDVTDVAREVAALLRGGLVVHDADGAELARVATGPIDPPSQGVAASRSGGRAVPVDGVWVCAVLAGPELLGSIALTGRADLPDTDRRLFERTGLVTALLLLLRRSVAHAEDRVRGELLSDLLTPRSPGRTRDSGSRTIRARKLGVNLARPHAVLVLHCDAALRPRLSAQAARRARALDGLAGLHEGRVVFLAPAERPGDLARSLAAELGQSLGAPVTVGSAGPDGGPDGLPAVYAEALRCLQALHALGHTGYGAALPDLGFVGLLLGDRGDVGGYVHRVLGPVIEYDAQRGTELVSTLQAYYLHGASLSKAKDALHIHVNTVVQRLDRIRRLLGEDWNSPARALELQLALRLHLLAKPGPPSTA; encoded by the coding sequence ATGGCCCACGTGAACGATCCCACCGAGCCCGTGATCCCTCCGGCGCACGCTCCCCCGGACGGAACCCTGGCCGCGGCAGCCTTGCGGCAGCTCATCGGCCTGCTCGCCCGGGGGGCGCCCGCCGAGCAGTTCGCCCGGCCCGGCGCGCAGGCCCGTACCGCCGGGGCCGAACCCGCTGAACAGGCGGTCGTGGAGGAGGCGACCCGGGTCGCCCTCGACATCCGCCGCACCCTCGACCAGCACCGCCGTCGCGAGGCGGAGCTCACCGCCCTCTTCGACACGGCCGGGGACCTCGCGGCGCTGCGCGACCTCGACGCGGTGCTGCGGGCCATCGTGCGGCGGGCCAGGACGCTGCTCGGTACGGACGTCGCCTACCTCACGCTCAACGACCCGCTCGTGGGCGATACGTTCATGCGCGTCACCGACGGCTCCGTCTCCGCCGCCTTCCAGCAGCTGCGGCTGGGCATGGGCGAAGGCCTCGGCGGCCTGGTCGCCCAGACGGCCCGCCCGTACGCCAGCTCCGACTACCGGGCCGACGACCGGTTCCGGCACACCAGCACCATCGATTCGGGTGTGCGCGAAGAGGGACTGCGGGGCATCCTCGGGGTCCCGCTGCGCGTCGCCTCCCGGGTGATCGGGGTGCTCTACGCCGCCGACCGGTCGGTGCGGGAGTTCGCGCCCGACGCGGTCGCGCTGCTCTCCTCGCTGGCCGACCACGCCGCCGTGGCCATCGACGGGGCACGGCTGCTGGAGGAGACCCGTACGGCCCTGGCGGAACTCAACTCCGCCACCGAGACCGCCCGGGCCCACAGCGAGGCCGCCCGGCTGGCCACAGAGACCCACGACCGGCTCACCGACCTGGTCCTGCGCGGCGGGGACGTCACCGATGTGGCCCGGGAGGTCGCCGCGCTGCTCCGGGGCGGGCTGGTGGTGCACGACGCCGACGGCGCCGAACTGGCCCGGGTCGCCACCGGGCCGATCGACCCGCCCTCCCAGGGGGTGGCCGCCTCACGGTCGGGCGGTCGGGCGGTTCCGGTGGACGGGGTGTGGGTCTGCGCCGTGCTGGCCGGGCCCGAACTCCTCGGAAGCATCGCCCTGACGGGGCGGGCGGACCTGCCGGACACCGATCGGCGGCTGTTCGAACGCACCGGCCTGGTCACCGCGCTGCTCCTGCTGCTGCGCCGCTCGGTGGCCCACGCCGAGGACCGGGTGCGCGGCGAGCTGCTCAGCGACCTGCTGACCCCGCGGAGCCCGGGGCGCACCCGCGACAGCGGAAGCCGGACGATCCGGGCTCGCAAACTCGGCGTGAACCTCGCCCGCCCGCACGCCGTCCTGGTGCTCCACTGCGACGCTGCCCTGCGGCCCCGGCTGTCGGCACAGGCGGCGCGCCGTGCCCGCGCACTCGACGGGCTGGCCGGGCTGCACGAGGGCCGCGTCGTGTTCCTCGCCCCGGCGGAGCGGCCCGGGGACCTCGCGAGGTCCCTCGCCGCCGAGCTGGGGCAGTCGCTCGGCGCTCCCGTCACGGTGGGCTCCGCGGGCCCGGACGGCGGGCCGGACGGACTGCCGGCCGTGTACGCGGAGGCCCTGCGCTGTCTCCAGGCCCTGCACGCCCTGGGTCACACCGGCTACGGAGCCGCCCTCCCCGACCTGGGCTTCGTGGGCCTGCTGCTCGGGGACCGCGGTGACGTCGGCGGGTACGTCCACCGGGTGCTCGGCCCGGTCATCGAGTACGACGCCCAGCGCGGCACCGAACTGGTCAGCACGCTCCAGGCCTACTACCTCCACGGCGCGAGCCTCTCCAAGGCCAAGGACGCCCTGCACATCCACGTCAACACCGTCGTGCAGCGCCTCGACCGGATCCGACGTCTCCTGGGCGAGGACTGGAACTCCCCCGCCCGGGCCCTGGAACTCCAACTCGCCCTGCGCCTGCACCTCCTGGCGAAACCCGGACCACCGTCGACGGCCTGA
- a CDS encoding ABC transporter ATP-binding protein, whose protein sequence is MTQQQEERRQDEVAPPMVVVEGVRRSFGTGPQAVHALRGVSFEVRRGELTALKGRSGSGKTTLLNLVGGLDTPTGGSVALDGTDLAGLDEDGRLALRRDRIGFVFQSFGLIPALTAAENVGVPMRLRKVPAKQREERARTLLALVGLSDQSEQRPGELSGGQQQRVAVARALANEPDLIIADEPTGQLDSDTGRQIMRLLRAVVRSEGVTALVATHDPALMELADRVVELRDGRIVDVQVG, encoded by the coding sequence ATGACGCAGCAGCAGGAGGAGCGGCGGCAGGACGAAGTGGCGCCGCCGATGGTGGTCGTCGAGGGAGTGCGACGCAGTTTCGGCACCGGTCCGCAGGCCGTGCACGCGCTGCGCGGAGTCTCCTTCGAGGTCCGCCGGGGCGAACTCACCGCACTCAAGGGGCGGTCGGGCTCGGGCAAGACCACCCTGCTGAACCTGGTCGGCGGCCTAGACACCCCCACCGGCGGCAGCGTCGCCCTCGACGGCACCGACCTGGCCGGCCTGGACGAGGACGGCCGTCTCGCGCTGCGCCGCGACCGGATCGGCTTCGTGTTCCAGTCCTTCGGCCTGATCCCCGCCCTGACCGCCGCCGAGAACGTCGGGGTGCCGATGCGGCTGCGCAAGGTGCCGGCCAAGCAGCGTGAGGAGCGGGCCCGTACCCTGCTCGCCCTCGTCGGCCTGTCGGACCAGAGCGAGCAGCGCCCCGGCGAACTCTCCGGCGGCCAGCAGCAACGGGTCGCCGTGGCCCGCGCGCTGGCGAACGAACCCGACCTGATCATCGCGGACGAGCCGACCGGCCAGCTCGACTCCGACACGGGCCGTCAGATCATGCGACTGCTGCGCGCGGTGGTGCGCAGCGAGGGGGTCACGGCGCTGGTCGCGACGCACGACCCGGCGCTGATGGAGCTGGCGGACCGGGTGGTGGAACTGCGCGACGGCCGCATCGTTGACGTGCAGGTGGGATAG
- a CDS encoding FtsX-like permease family protein → MLGFVVRRLRGRLPLAAAVLLTVLITTTVLTALFAFTRTVGEAGLRQALQGPGHARSTVLISGGHPSADRAKDDEAVRGFARELFGPLPAAAESVARSRSYGLPGPNTPGKDADLTLLAAFAKERVRLLAGAWPQPVAGPVPGPGGRVPVAVPKAALDRLGLAEGALPAEVRLADRYGGSPLTVLVTGVYRPADPDSPYWRLDPLGARGLQVAGFATYGPLLVDDSAFTAGGLTQDSRVVLLTPDFATVDPAGAEAVRARAAKASETLQRVSGLRSETDLPVLLGELGSGLTVARSTLLVGALQLAVLAGAALLLVSHLLTERQEGERALLTARGASRRRLGVLTAAQSLLLALPAALLAPLLTPALLRLLGGYGSLAHVPFAVTRSWLLWPVAAGCALGCVALTTLPVVLRGAAAAALHRTGRRQALVAGAARSGADLALVALAVLAYEQLSRYGAGSPGPAAARSDGLFGVDPVLVAAPTLALCAGTLLVLRLLPFAARLGARIAARGRGLGPALVGWQLARRPRRATGPVLLLVLAVSSGVLALGQHTAWSMSQRDQADFTSAGGLLISGSDLPAMGRGGRYAALPGGERVLPVLRTPNQLPGGRAGQVMALDAAAVADRVGLRADLRDGRGMRDLFAPLAPARPSPAASAAADVTTGIPLPGNPQRIDVSVSVRSTGAGGRPGLSLLLRDRFGITYRAPMAQLPESGDATLPIHIGPLIGAPVGSAATPLSLAGLVFSYDREGTLPGTDLNSGAELDPRKPGEVVKIFDELTVRSLAVAQTRDGAPAPVAVAAPGWKLSAPSLTDGSPSAELLAGAGPAAGGPELVRLRYRDGSGERGGVEVDLTPGPAPAAEVPGVATRAYLDAIGGAVGDLVPVQLGGATLPVRVTAAIGSLPVAGDTAIAVDLATAGRVLAAGGRELPMPGEWWLPAASADDPAPARAAAELRSGAGSQQVRLRGEVAATLLDDPLSAGPQGALAALAVACAVLAAIGFAASAAAAARERAREFSVLLALGARRRDLARTATAESCVLVGLGTTVGLALGVVIVHLVVPLTVLTPAAGRPVPEVLVDLPVARTLLLAAVIAAAPLLSAVFGGRRNQNRSNTADRLRHVEDI, encoded by the coding sequence ATGCTCGGCTTCGTCGTGCGCCGGCTGCGCGGGCGATTGCCGCTCGCAGCCGCCGTACTGTTGACCGTTTTGATCACCACGACGGTGCTGACGGCGCTCTTCGCGTTCACCCGCACCGTGGGCGAGGCCGGACTGCGCCAGGCCCTCCAGGGACCCGGCCACGCGCGCAGCACCGTACTGATCAGTGGTGGGCATCCGTCGGCGGACCGCGCCAAGGACGACGAGGCGGTACGGGGCTTCGCGCGCGAACTGTTCGGCCCGCTGCCGGCCGCCGCCGAGAGTGTGGCGCGCAGCCGTTCGTACGGGCTGCCGGGCCCGAACACCCCTGGCAAGGATGCCGACCTGACCCTGCTGGCGGCCTTCGCCAAGGAGCGCGTACGGCTCCTCGCCGGTGCGTGGCCGCAGCCCGTCGCGGGACCTGTCCCCGGTCCCGGCGGCCGGGTTCCCGTGGCCGTGCCGAAGGCCGCGCTGGACCGACTCGGGCTGGCCGAGGGGGCACTGCCCGCCGAGGTGCGCCTCGCCGACCGCTACGGCGGCTCGCCGCTGACCGTGCTGGTGACCGGCGTCTACCGGCCCGCCGACCCGGACTCCCCGTACTGGCGGCTCGATCCGCTCGGCGCCCGCGGACTCCAGGTGGCCGGATTCGCCACGTACGGCCCGCTGCTGGTGGACGATTCCGCGTTCACCGCCGGCGGTCTGACGCAGGACAGCCGCGTGGTGCTCCTCACCCCCGACTTCGCCACCGTCGACCCCGCCGGGGCCGAGGCGGTCCGGGCCCGGGCCGCCAAGGCTTCCGAAACGCTCCAGCGGGTCTCCGGCCTGCGCTCCGAGACCGACCTGCCGGTGCTGCTCGGGGAACTGGGGTCGGGTCTGACCGTCGCCCGGTCCACCCTGCTGGTCGGGGCCCTGCAACTCGCCGTCCTGGCCGGCGCGGCGCTGCTGCTCGTATCGCACCTGCTGACGGAGCGCCAGGAGGGCGAGCGCGCCCTGCTCACCGCGCGCGGCGCCTCCCGCCGCCGGCTCGGCGTGCTCACCGCGGCCCAGTCGCTGCTGCTGGCGCTGCCCGCCGCCCTCCTCGCGCCGCTGCTGACCCCGGCGCTGCTGCGCCTGCTAGGCGGCTACGGCTCGCTGGCCCACGTCCCGTTCGCCGTCACCCGGAGCTGGCTGCTCTGGCCCGTCGCGGCGGGCTGCGCCCTCGGCTGCGTCGCGCTGACCACCCTGCCCGTGGTGCTGCGCGGCGCCGCTGCCGCCGCCCTGCACCGGACCGGCCGCCGCCAGGCGCTCGTCGCGGGGGCCGCCCGCTCCGGCGCCGACCTGGCGCTGGTGGCCCTGGCCGTACTCGCCTACGAGCAGCTCTCCCGGTACGGCGCGGGCTCGCCGGGCCCGGCGGCTGCCCGGTCCGACGGGCTGTTCGGCGTGGACCCGGTACTGGTCGCCGCGCCGACGCTGGCGCTGTGCGCGGGCACGCTGCTGGTACTGCGGCTGCTGCCGTTCGCGGCGCGGCTGGGCGCGCGGATCGCCGCCCGGGGCCGGGGCCTGGGTCCGGCGCTCGTCGGCTGGCAGCTCGCCCGCCGGCCGCGACGGGCCACCGGGCCGGTGCTGCTGCTCGTACTCGCCGTGTCCAGCGGGGTCCTCGCCCTGGGCCAGCACACCGCCTGGTCCATGTCCCAGCGCGACCAGGCCGACTTCACCTCGGCCGGTGGCCTGCTGATCTCCGGCAGCGACCTGCCCGCGATGGGCCGGGGCGGCCGGTACGCGGCGCTGCCCGGCGGGGAGCGCGTGCTGCCTGTGCTGCGGACCCCGAACCAACTGCCGGGAGGGCGCGCCGGACAGGTGATGGCGCTGGACGCGGCGGCCGTCGCCGACCGGGTCGGCCTGCGGGCCGACCTGCGCGACGGGCGCGGCATGCGGGACCTGTTCGCCCCGCTCGCACCCGCGCGGCCCTCCCCGGCCGCTTCGGCCGCCGCGGACGTCACCACCGGCATCCCCCTCCCCGGCAACCCCCAGCGCATCGACGTCTCCGTCTCGGTCCGGTCCACCGGCGCGGGCGGCCGGCCCGGCCTCAGCCTGCTGCTGCGCGACCGGTTCGGCATCACCTACCGGGCGCCGATGGCCCAGCTCCCGGAGAGCGGTGACGCCACCCTGCCGATCCACATCGGCCCGCTGATCGGCGCCCCGGTCGGGTCGGCCGCCACTCCGCTGAGCCTGGCCGGGCTCGTGTTCTCGTACGATCGGGAAGGCACGCTCCCGGGTACCGACCTGAACAGCGGCGCCGAGCTCGACCCGCGCAAGCCCGGCGAAGTGGTCAAGATCTTCGACGAGTTGACCGTACGGAGCCTCGCGGTCGCGCAGACCCGGGACGGCGCGCCCGCTCCGGTCGCCGTGGCCGCACCCGGCTGGAAGCTGTCGGCTCCGTCGCTCACCGACGGCAGCCCCTCCGCCGAACTGCTCGCGGGCGCCGGTCCGGCCGCGGGCGGCCCCGAGCTGGTCAGGCTGCGCTACCGCGACGGTTCCGGCGAGCGCGGCGGCGTGGAGGTCGATCTGACGCCGGGGCCCGCTCCGGCCGCCGAGGTCCCGGGGGTCGCCACCCGGGCGTACCTCGACGCGATCGGCGGGGCCGTGGGCGATCTGGTCCCCGTCCAGCTGGGCGGCGCCACGCTTCCGGTCCGGGTCACCGCCGCGATCGGTTCGCTGCCCGTCGCGGGGGACACCGCGATCGCCGTCGATCTGGCCACCGCCGGCCGGGTGCTCGCGGCCGGCGGCCGGGAGCTGCCGATGCCCGGCGAGTGGTGGCTGCCCGCCGCCTCCGCCGACGATCCGGCGCCGGCCCGGGCCGCCGCCGAACTGCGTTCCGGCGCGGGCTCCCAGCAGGTGCGGCTGCGCGGCGAAGTGGCCGCGACCCTGCTCGACGACCCGCTCAGCGCGGGCCCGCAGGGCGCGCTCGCCGCGCTCGCCGTGGCCTGCGCGGTCCTCGCGGCGATCGGCTTCGCGGCCTCCGCGGCGGCGGCCGCCCGGGAGCGGGCCCGGGAGTTCTCGGTGCTCCTCGCACTGGGGGCGAGGCGCCGGGACCTGGCCCGTACGGCCACGGCCGAGAGCTGTGTGCTGGTGGGGCTCGGAACCACCGTCGGACTCGCCCTGGGCGTGGTCATCGTCCACCTCGTCGTACCGCTGACCGTGCTGACGCCGGCCGCGGGCCGCCCGGTGCCCGAGGTGCTGGTGGACCTGCCCGTGGCCCGGACCCTGCTGCTCGCCGCCGTCATCGCCGCGGCCCCGCTGCTGTCGGCGGTCTTCGGTGGCCGGCGCAACCAGAACCGCTCGAACACAGCCGACCGGCTGCGGCACGTGGAGGACATATGA
- a CDS encoding ABC transporter ATP-binding protein encodes MNSEQPTYDELRQQALAAAAPRKHGADTAIACDRLVRIFSTDGVEVQALQGLELTVRQGDLMALVGASGSGKSTLLNILAGLDVPTAGTASVGGYDLLEMSARDRLRYRREAVGFVWQQTARNLLPFLTTAQNIALPMQLKGGRRAAAKRHAVRTGELLEALEIGDLANRRPAELSGGQQQRVAIAVAMANDPSVLLADEPTGELDSETGGAIFEAFRTVNRELGATVVIVTHDPLVAGEVRRTVAMRDGRTSSEVLRRTVTDEHGAESVSEREYVMLDRTGRVQLPQKFLEALGMEHRVAVDLAADHIELRPDDASAPGPDGSPDPAAG; translated from the coding sequence GTGAACAGCGAGCAGCCCACCTACGACGAGCTGCGGCAGCAGGCCCTGGCCGCCGCCGCACCGCGAAAGCACGGGGCGGACACGGCCATCGCCTGCGACCGCCTGGTACGGATCTTCAGCACGGACGGGGTCGAGGTACAGGCCCTGCAGGGGCTGGAACTGACCGTGCGGCAGGGCGACCTGATGGCCCTGGTCGGCGCGTCGGGCAGCGGAAAGTCCACGCTGCTGAACATCCTGGCGGGCCTGGACGTGCCCACGGCCGGCACCGCCAGCGTCGGCGGCTACGACCTGCTGGAGATGTCCGCCCGCGACCGGCTGCGCTACCGGCGCGAGGCGGTCGGGTTCGTCTGGCAGCAGACGGCCCGCAACCTGCTGCCCTTCCTGACCACGGCGCAGAACATCGCCCTGCCGATGCAGTTGAAGGGTGGCCGCCGCGCGGCCGCCAAACGGCACGCGGTCCGCACCGGTGAGCTCCTCGAAGCCCTGGAGATCGGTGATCTGGCGAACCGCCGGCCCGCAGAGCTCTCGGGCGGCCAGCAGCAGCGCGTGGCCATCGCGGTGGCGATGGCCAACGATCCGTCGGTACTGCTCGCCGACGAGCCGACCGGTGAGCTGGACTCCGAGACGGGCGGAGCGATCTTCGAGGCGTTCCGGACCGTCAACCGGGAACTGGGCGCGACCGTGGTCATCGTGACCCACGACCCGCTCGTCGCGGGCGAGGTCCGGCGCACGGTGGCGATGCGCGACGGCCGCACGAGCAGCGAGGTGCTGCGCCGCACGGTCACCGACGAGCACGGCGCCGAGTCGGTCAGCGAACGCGAGTACGTGATGCTGGACCGCACGGGGCGGGTGCAGCTCCCGCAGAAGTTCCTGGAGGCGCTGGGGATGGAGCACCGGGTGGCGGTGGACCTGGCCGCGGACCACATCGAGCTGCGCCCCGACGACGCGTCGGCGCCTGGCCCGGACGGGTCGCCGGACCCGGCCGCGGGCTGA
- a CDS encoding condensation domain-containing protein, whose amino-acid sequence MRQFPLEMHHMAPGRVVEWRLRSTAAESTDAGGAADRRASFNQDKHFTVAEESRAADDPIASWIAITFEVAGALDEDALTRSLLAFARRHEVLRCEFRRLAGELACVPIPPEQLVLDSLEVASFDSSAELTGFLVERFKRSIDTLSWPLFTMGAVLREDSATVYLAFDHIVCDGLTMPVVVQEVQNGYEALRRGEQLDPAPAPSYLDFAEEQRRRYLSIDADDERLGYWKEFIARGDGDFFPRFPLELGVEPGRMYATVNEASQLLDAAEAEVFAKACLAADGKPFMGLLAAVAVCLREAGGPGVYRGFMPVSERGRAAWTNSVGWFVNTLPVEFDASPGRDFAQVMASVRAGFTEMIGHIDVPFVRAWELLAPEEFAARSWPYPVNFFSYIDTRKCPGAERHEDWRPNSHVWLAQGNGTSSWFQRDADGLHVNSIYSDTPTARRTMEGLLEALRETVREIARHGSFRRPIALTSPRRPGALTPRDVAAFARRS is encoded by the coding sequence ATGCGGCAGTTTCCTCTGGAGATGCACCACATGGCACCCGGTCGGGTCGTCGAGTGGCGGTTGCGGTCCACGGCGGCGGAGAGCACCGATGCGGGTGGCGCGGCGGACAGGAGGGCCTCCTTCAACCAGGACAAGCACTTCACCGTCGCCGAGGAGAGCCGTGCGGCCGATGATCCCATCGCTTCGTGGATCGCGATCACGTTCGAGGTCGCGGGCGCACTGGACGAGGACGCCCTGACGCGCTCGCTGCTGGCCTTCGCCCGCCGGCACGAGGTGCTGCGCTGCGAGTTCCGGCGCCTCGCCGGGGAGTTGGCGTGCGTGCCGATCCCTCCCGAGCAACTGGTTCTGGACTCCCTCGAGGTGGCTTCCTTCGACAGCAGCGCGGAGCTGACCGGCTTCCTGGTGGAGCGGTTCAAGCGGAGCATCGACACCCTGTCCTGGCCCCTGTTCACGATGGGCGCGGTGCTGCGCGAGGACTCGGCGACCGTCTACCTCGCCTTCGACCACATCGTCTGCGACGGGCTGACGATGCCGGTCGTGGTCCAAGAGGTGCAGAACGGCTACGAGGCCCTGCGCCGCGGGGAACAGCTCGACCCGGCGCCCGCGCCGAGCTATCTCGACTTCGCCGAGGAGCAGCGGCGCCGCTATCTCTCCATCGATGCCGACGACGAACGACTGGGCTACTGGAAGGAGTTCATCGCGCGCGGCGACGGCGACTTCTTCCCCCGCTTCCCCCTCGAACTGGGTGTGGAGCCGGGCCGGATGTACGCGACCGTGAACGAGGCCTCGCAGCTGCTGGACGCCGCCGAGGCCGAGGTGTTCGCGAAGGCCTGTCTGGCGGCCGACGGGAAGCCGTTCATGGGCCTGCTCGCCGCCGTCGCCGTCTGCCTGCGGGAGGCGGGCGGGCCGGGCGTCTACCGGGGGTTCATGCCGGTGAGCGAGCGCGGCCGCGCCGCGTGGACGAACTCGGTGGGGTGGTTCGTCAACACGCTGCCCGTCGAGTTCGACGCCTCCCCCGGCCGGGACTTCGCGCAGGTCATGGCGTCCGTGCGGGCCGGGTTCACCGAGATGATCGGCCACATCGACGTACCGTTCGTGCGGGCCTGGGAGCTGCTCGCCCCCGAGGAGTTCGCCGCCCGCTCCTGGCCCTACCCGGTCAACTTCTTCTCGTACATCGACACGCGCAAGTGCCCGGGCGCCGAGCGCCACGAGGACTGGCGGCCCAACTCCCACGTGTGGCTGGCCCAGGGCAACGGCACCTCTTCCTGGTTCCAGCGGGACGCGGACGGGCTGCACGTCAACTCGATCTACTCGGACACCCCCACCGCCCGCCGCACGATGGAGGGTCTCCTGGAGGCCCTGCGCGAGACGGTCCGGGAGATCGCCCGGCACGGTTCCTTCCGCCGCCCCATCGCGCTGACCTCGCCGCGCCGGCCGGGGGCGCTGACCCCGCGCGACGTGGCGGCCTTCGCCCGGCGCTCCTGA
- a CDS encoding RNA polymerase sigma factor, with translation MSTTRAVESVYRIESARIIAGVARIVRDIGIAQEITQDALVAALEQWPVSGVPDRPGAWLMATAKHRAIDLVRRKETYARKLAEVGRTLEDVPPAEDQAEFPDPEDIDDDLLRLIFTACHPVLATDARIALTLRLMGGLTTQEIARAFLCPEPTVAQRIVRAKRALAKAGVPFEVPYGADREERLGSVLEVIYLVFNEGYSATAGDDLVRPALCEDALRLVRVLSGLMPEEPEVHGLAALLEFQASRIATRTGPDGEPVLLADQNRSKWDRMLIRRGVVALHRAGAGPYSLQAAIAGCHADAVRYEDTDWPTIATLYGRLVLLVPSPVIELNRAVAVSMAEGPAAALPLVDALAAEPALRTYHLLPSVRGDLLERLGRRAEARAEFERAASLTRNAREETLLRERAARLAD, from the coding sequence GTGAGTACGACCCGAGCGGTCGAATCGGTGTACAGGATCGAGTCCGCGCGGATCATCGCGGGCGTCGCCCGGATCGTGCGCGACATCGGCATCGCGCAGGAGATCACCCAGGACGCGCTGGTCGCGGCCCTGGAACAGTGGCCGGTCTCGGGCGTCCCCGACAGACCGGGGGCCTGGCTGATGGCCACCGCCAAACACCGGGCCATCGACCTCGTCCGCCGCAAGGAGACCTACGCCCGCAAGCTCGCGGAGGTCGGGCGCACCCTGGAGGACGTCCCGCCGGCCGAGGATCAGGCCGAGTTCCCGGACCCCGAGGACATCGACGACGACCTGCTGCGGCTGATCTTCACCGCCTGCCACCCCGTCCTCGCCACGGACGCCCGGATCGCGCTCACCCTGCGCCTGATGGGCGGTCTGACCACCCAGGAGATCGCCCGGGCCTTCCTCTGCCCCGAACCGACGGTCGCCCAGCGCATCGTCCGGGCGAAGCGGGCCCTGGCGAAGGCGGGGGTGCCCTTCGAGGTCCCGTACGGCGCGGACCGCGAGGAGCGCCTCGGTTCCGTCCTGGAGGTCATCTACCTCGTCTTCAACGAGGGCTACTCGGCGACGGCCGGAGACGATCTCGTCCGCCCCGCCCTGTGCGAGGACGCGCTGCGCCTCGTCCGGGTCCTGTCCGGGCTGATGCCCGAGGAACCCGAGGTGCACGGACTGGCCGCGCTGCTGGAGTTCCAGGCCTCCCGCATCGCCACCCGCACCGGCCCGGACGGCGAACCGGTGCTGCTCGCCGACCAGAACCGGTCCAAGTGGGACCGGATGCTGATCCGGCGCGGTGTCGTGGCCCTGCACCGGGCGGGCGCCGGCCCCTACTCCCTCCAGGCCGCCATCGCAGGCTGTCACGCCGATGCCGTCCGGTACGAGGACACGGACTGGCCGACGATCGCCACGCTCTACGGCCGTCTGGTCCTGCTGGTCCCGTCACCGGTGATCGAACTCAACCGGGCCGTCGCCGTCTCCATGGCCGAGGGCCCGGCGGCGGCGCTCCCCCTGGTGGACGCCCTGGCGGCGGAACCGGCCCTGCGCACCTACCACTTGCTGCCGAGCGTACGGGGAGACCTGTTGGAGCGCCTCGGCCGCCGCGCGGAGGCCCGCGCGGAGTTCGAGCGCGCCGCCTCCCTCACCCGCAACGCCCGGGAGGAGACCCTGCTGCGCGAGCGTGCCGCCCGCCTGGCCGACTGA
- a CDS encoding YciI family protein, which translates to MPRFLSMVRIDEQSLTPDTAFPADFEQRMGALMEEITKAGVMLDTAGLLPTSQGTRVTWSGGKLSYTDGPFTETKEVVGGYALMQCKDKDEALEWTKRFLEVHPENWTVGIELRQLDEG; encoded by the coding sequence ATGCCGCGTTTCCTTTCGATGGTCCGCATCGACGAGCAGAGCCTCACTCCGGACACCGCCTTCCCCGCCGACTTCGAGCAGCGCATGGGCGCCCTGATGGAGGAGATCACCAAGGCCGGGGTCATGCTCGACACCGCTGGCCTGCTCCCCACCTCCCAGGGGACCCGGGTGACCTGGTCAGGCGGCAAGCTCAGCTACACCGACGGGCCCTTCACCGAGACCAAGGAGGTCGTCGGCGGTTACGCCCTGATGCAGTGCAAGGACAAGGACGAGGCGCTGGAGTGGACCAAGCGCTTCCTGGAGGTCCACCCCGAGAACTGGACGGTCGGAATCGAGCTCCGTCAGCTCGACGAGGGCTGA
- a CDS encoding DoxX family protein codes for MPRLPSSPLLLAGLLAGAAVAHAVAPKQFDAIVPHSLPGSPRRWTYASGVAELALAAGVAHPRTRRVAALATAAFFVGVFPANVKMAADARHRSPALRAVAVGRLPLQVPLVLWARKVSRSAAG; via the coding sequence ATGCCGCGCCTGCCTTCCTCGCCGCTCCTGCTCGCCGGTCTGCTGGCCGGGGCGGCGGTGGCGCACGCCGTCGCCCCCAAGCAGTTCGACGCGATCGTGCCGCACTCACTTCCCGGCAGCCCGCGCCGCTGGACGTACGCGAGCGGCGTGGCGGAGCTCGCGCTCGCCGCCGGGGTCGCCCACCCGCGTACCCGCCGGGTCGCCGCGCTGGCGACAGCGGCCTTCTTCGTCGGCGTGTTCCCCGCGAACGTCAAGATGGCCGCCGACGCCCGCCACCGCTCCCCCGCTCTGCGGGCCGTGGCGGTGGGCCGGCTGCCGCTGCAGGTCCCCCTGGTGCTGTGGGCCCGCAAGGTCAGCCGGAGCGCGGCGGGCTGA
- a CDS encoding thioredoxin family protein, protein MARRVHQPLEDQEFDFVLAMTDGPVLAYFCGSWPKAIGPCRAMDTVVAGLTQEYGARLTAVRADITRCPGQTKRYGVTGAPTAVLIAGGEAVATQAGPMTAEDFRLFLGSHV, encoded by the coding sequence ATGGCACGTCGGGTACACCAGCCACTGGAGGATCAGGAATTCGACTTCGTCCTCGCCATGACGGACGGACCGGTGCTCGCCTACTTCTGCGGGAGCTGGCCGAAGGCCATCGGGCCCTGCCGCGCGATGGACACGGTCGTCGCCGGGCTGACGCAGGAGTACGGGGCACGGCTGACGGCGGTGCGCGCGGACATCACCCGCTGCCCCGGACAGACCAAGCGGTACGGGGTGACCGGGGCCCCGACCGCCGTGCTCATCGCGGGCGGCGAGGCGGTGGCGACCCAGGCCGGGCCGATGACGGCGGAGGACTTCCGGCTGTTCCTCGGCTCCCACGTCTGA